The genomic segment GGAGCAGTCGCCGAAAGCGTACacctcccccgcgctcgtcacggcgacggagtgcctcgcaccgccggcgacgtgtgTCACGTCTCTTCCGTCCAACGATGACaccgacctcggcgtcggatACGCCTCCGCAGCTTCCGAGGAATCTCGGGACGTCGGCGCACCAAAGCCTCCCGCGCCAAAGCCGAGCTGCCCGGCGTCGCATCGTCCCCACGCGTAGAGCGCCACGTGCCGCTCGTGCAGATGTCTCGCCGCCTGTAGCTcagccgcgcgcctcctctccgccgccgcggctatCGCGGGACCCAGTCCGTGCCCTCTGCGACGCCCCCGGGCTCCCGTCTCGTCCAGGATGCGCGTCGAACCGTGATGCGCGGGACCGAGAACGAAGGAAGCTGACGCGACGTGCGTCATCACCGTGTCGGGGCGCCGTGTCGGGGCGCCGGAACTCGAGCACGAGGCGGGagggtgcggcggcggggagggtcgacgcgtcggtgcgGGTGCGCGAGTTGGGAGCGGCACTCGCGTCattgacgacgccgagcgaaCGGACCTCTGGTCGTCGACCGGCGCTGTGCCCCGAGCTCTTCTGAACGCATCGTCGCCTCTGACAGCCGAGCGGGAGACGTCCGGGAGCGCGGCTCGCAGGGTTCCCGCGaggtccccgtcgcgctcctcgtccgagtccgacgaTCCCGGCTCCATGTCGCCCGTCGAACCCTACCGCATCGTCTTggacgcgctccgcgaccCGGAGCCCGCGCGCTTGACTGTGCCAAAATTTCACGGAACGACTGGGCTGCCGTGCTCTTCACAGCTTCATCAAACGAAGTGCCACAATTTGCCCGATTAGGGCGTGCCCCCGCTACCATTAGCCACCGCGAGCCATGAGCGGGGATATATCGGGTTCCGACGCCAACTCCGTCAGGAGCGGCGTATCGGACCCCGCGCTTGATGAAGCGTCCATCGCTGACACCGAAAGGTGCGCCGTCCCTCCGTTCGTCCTCAACCCAGGCGCGACCTCCGCTTGATTCCAAAAATGTGGCCTTCTTTTGGGCGCCCAAAACGCTGACTCCTTCCCACATCCGACCCGCCTTGTCCTAGCAGTGAGACCATGGAGCTCAACCCTTTCGCGATGCCCAAGGGAGACACGGTGGAGGAAATGCGCGAGACGCTTCGGCGCATGGAACTCCGGGAGAAGGCCCATCAGCAGTCTCTCAGCGTGTTTGAGAAGACAACCTTCGTGTCTCGGCAGGGCGGgacgatggccgccgcgctcgcggaggtttCCTCACCCCGCGGGATCGGTGACGGCGAAAATCTCATAGGAGGCACGCGCACCAACGAGGAACTCATCGCGGATACTCTGCGAAGGGGCGAGGGCCACGGCAGGGAGAACCTGAAAGACTTCATCTCCAAGAAGCGGGAGATCTTCCTCACCCAGATGTCGCTCGACGTCAAGCAAGCCGAGATTcgcaagctcgaggagcgcgcgctgcgcaggGAGGAGGCACTGACTCGATCGGAGCAGATGTTGGAAGAGGATGCGCTGCGTTTCGAAGGTTTCCTGAAGGAGAACGACCTGAAGGTACAGGAGgcgatccgcgcgggcgaggcggagacCAAGCAGAAGAACGACCGCGTGCAGGAGATTAAGCGAATCAACGCTCAGATGACCGTGATCAAGACCGAGCTCTCCAAGACGAGGGACAGGCTGGACGACTGCCGCAGGTACAAGACGTTCCTCGATGACATCACGGACCCCGAGttcttcgcggcggttgGCGACGCTAAGCGCATGCGGCGGGAGGAGAGGCGCCGGAAGAGACaggcggagagggacgcgtacgcggcgatggtggaCGCCATCGGTTTGGCGGACCAGGAGATTCCCGAGAAGGAGCGTGccctggaggaggcgaagcggAAGGGTCgcaaggctgaggcggcggcgcagctcgagctcgaggcggcgatcaaggctgcgcaggacgcgagggaggcggttGACGCGGAGCCCTCAcccccggggacgccggAGAATGACGACTCGGACAGCGAGGTGCCGATGTACTTCACCTCCCCGAGGCAGCTCCCGGAGATCTACGGGCagctggaggaggccaaCCTGTTCCTCATTCAGAACGCGCAGGAGACGGAGGACATCTTGGAGGATTTGAAGAACAAGGAGAGGGAGGTCCGGGCGAGGATGGATGCCGAGAACGCGTCGCTGAGGACGCAGGttgagcagctcgaggcgcaaatcgaacgcgaggaggccaaggctgacgcgCTCCTCAACGGGGCGGCCAAGACGCGGAGCAAGAAAAAGTCGGGTCCCCTGTcgaacgtcgcgccggcgcctgGTTCCGACGTTTCGTTGGAGCGGCTCGACGAGAAGACGGCGGAGGTGTACGCCCGAGCGGGGTTCGCGCCGGATCCGTCCATATCCACCATACAGATGTTGACGAACATGGAGATGCGTTTGGAGCGgtacctcgcggacgcggacgtgatgcccgcggcgttcgtggcGGAGGAAGAGAAACGTCTGGAGCGCGACAGGCGAGCGAAGCAGAGGATCATCAACCTCGAGCTGgagaagatcgccgcggaggagcgcaggGCGAAGAGCATCGCCAAGGCGAACGAGCCCGTGAAGAAACGCACGGGCAAGCCCCTGATGACTCGTTCGCTTccgccgtcgaggaagaAGAAAGAGGCGACGGAGAAGCTGGACCCAgaggtggaggagctcaacAGGTTCTTAGCGATGGACTTTTGATTGCAAAACTCGACCAGGTCCCAGCAGCTGCTATACTCAAACTCCATACGAGGAAATGATGCCatcgcccgccgacgcctccaaAGTGCTCGGAACGTCGCCAAGATTGGCGAGGACGTAGCTGACGACGCGGGCCGTCGCCCCGTGTGCTCAGAATGCAAAAGAAAAAGAAATTTGCACCCTAGCAGGTTCGAACTGCTGACCTCGAGCTTACTAAACGCGCGCTCTACCACTGAGCTAAGGGTGCCCCTGAGGGGCGATCTCACCTAATCGGCAAGGTTTAGAATTCGTCGACCGGTATTTCCGGCGAGGATTGTGCTTCGAATGGTGATCCATGGAATTTTGGAAATATGAATCAATTCGGATAAGATCGTGTCCGCTCTTGCTAGCAGGAACTGCTGACCTCGAAACCTCTCTGATTTGCTCCAGTTCGATGCTCGCGCACGGGGTAGGCGTGGGTGTCCGAGCCCGCGCTCCCTGGCCCGGATCTCGCGGTCATTCGGGATCCCAAAGcaggcgtcgtcgagccgtTCGCCGAGCAGCACAACCCGCAGCGCTGAGGGTGCTCGCGATGGGGACCACCAAGCAGAGAGATTTCAGGTTCTGCATAGACAGAGGCGGCACCTTCACCGACGTGTACGCCGAGGTTCCCGATGGTTCCCCCCCATCGGAGGGCAAAAAGTCCAGCTTCCGCACGCTCAAGCTGCTTTCGGAGGATCCCGCCAACTACGAAAGCGCTCCGAGAGAGGGGATACGGCGCATCCTCGAGGAGGTGACGGGCGAGAcgatcccgcgcgacgcgcccgtgccCACCGACCGCATCGAGTGGATCCGCATGGGCACGAcggtcgcgacgaacgcgctgctggagcgcgagggcgctcgaTCCGCGCTCGTGGTCACCGAGGGGTTCGGTGACCTCCTCGCCATCGGAAACCAGGCGAGGCCCGACATCTTCGACCTCGAGATCAAGCGACCGAGCCGGCTGTACGAGCGGGTGGTGGAGGCGGCCGAGCGCGTGAGGCTCTTTTCCGGGGTTGACGGAGGAGGTTCTTCAGAGTCCGAGGCTACTACGGAGGGACTCAAAATCGTGACCGGGGTGACGGGCGAGGCGATGCTGGTGGAGCGTCCACTGGACGTGGAGTCGCTCCGTCCCAAGCTCCAGGCCTTGCTGGACGAGGGGATacgctcgctcgcggtggtgctGATGCACTCGTACGCGTTCCCCGACCACGAAGCGGCGGTTGGGAAGTTGGCTGCCGAGATGGGCTTCACGCAAGTCAGCCTGTCCTCGGCGCTCGTGCCCATGGTTCGCGCGGTACCCCGCGGCcacaccgcgagcgtcgactCGTACCTCACGCCGTGCATCCGCGAGTACCTCGACACGTTCCTCCGGGGTTTCGACGACGGCCTGAGGGACGGGGTGAAGGTGAGCTTCATGCAGTCAGACGGCGGCCTCACGCCGGCGGAGCGCTTCACGGGGTACAAGGCGATTCTCTCGGGTCCCGCGGGCGGTGTCGTCGGGTACGCGATCACCACCAGGGCGGAGACCACCCAACCGGTCATCGGGTTCGACATGGGGGGCACGTCCACGGACGTCTCCAGGTTCGACGCGACGTACGAGCAGGTGACcgagacggagacggcggggGTGACGGTGCAGGCGCCGCAGCTGGACATCaacaccgtcgccgcggggggaggATCGAGGCTCACGTTCAGGTCAGGGACTTTCAGGGTCGGACCGGAGTCTGTTGGATCCCAGCCCGGGCCGGTGTGCTACAGGAaaggcggcgcgaacctcgcggtgACGGACGCCAACCTGCTGCTGGGCAGGGTCCTGCCGGAGTACTTTCCCAAGATTtttggcgccgacgaggatgagcccctggacgcggcgtcgacgcgatcggcgtTCGAGGCTGAGGCCCAAAAGATCAACCGGGAGCTGGGCCTCACGGGCACGGACCAGGAGATgagcgtcgaggaggtggcgctgGGATACGTCAAGGTTGCCAACGAGGCCATGTGCCGACCCATCCGCCAAATCACGGAGAGCAAAGGTTTCGACACGGCGTcgcacgtcctcgccgcgtttggCGGAGCCGGACCCCAGCACGCGTGCGCCATCGCCAGATCCCTCGGCATGTCCACGGTGTTTGTTCACAGGTTTTGCGGCATCCTGTCCGCGTACGGCATGGGATTGGCGGACGTGGTCGCCGAGACGCAGCGGCCGTTTGCGGGCTCGTACCCGATGATTGGCGGAGGAGTTAAAGGAGTTAACCCagcccccgcggacgcgagagccgccgcggacgaacTCGCCGAACGTTGCCTTTTGGAGCTCGTCTCGCAGGGTTTCGATCGCGAAGAAGAGTGCGAGTGCGAGGTTTTCCTCAACCTCAGGTACGAGGGCACGGATACGGCGATCATGGTCCCCGAGCCGGAGGATGGCGATTTCGCGAGGGCGTTTGGCGAGAGGTTCGAGCGGGAGTACGGCTTCAAGCTCGTCGGCCGGGACCTTCTCATagacgacgtgcgcgtgcgtGGGATTGGCAAGTCCACGTTGCTTCAGCGCGTGAAGATCCCTAATCTTAGCGAGGGGAAGTTCCCTGGGAATCTCCCGGACCCTGATTCCGTCGCGCGGGTGTACTTTGAGGGTGGATGGAGGGAGGCGCCGGTGTTCTTGTTGGAGCAGCTCGGAGCCGGCGCTTTGCTGGAGGGACCGTGCGTGGTCATGAACGGAACCGCGACGTGCATCATCGAGCCCGGctgcgtcgccgaggtgacCGAGTACGGCGACCTCAAGATTGCCGTGGATGTGGTCAAAGATGAGAAATCCAAAGACGACGAGAAATCCACCGAGGTGGTCCTCGACTCGTCCAAAAAGGACCAAAAAGACTCGTCCAAGAtccccgacgccgtgcagCTGTCCATCTTCAACAACCGGTTCATGGGCATCGCCGAGCAGATGGGTCGCACGCTGCAGCGCACCAGCGTCAGCACCAACATCAAGGAGCGTCTGGACTTTTCCTGCGCGTTGTTCGGCCCGGACGGGGGCCTGGTGGCGAACGCGCCTCACGTCCCGGTGCATCTAGGCGCGATGAGCGAGACGGTCCGATGGCAGCTGAAGCATTGGGCCGAGAACGGGGGACTCGACGAGGGGGACGTTCTGGTCACCAATCACCCGAGGGCGGGGGGCAGCCACCTCCCCGACATAACCGTCGTCACTCCGGTGTTTAGAAACGGCGAGCTCGTGTTCTTGGTCGCGTCCAGAGGTCACCACGCGGACGTGGGCGGGATCACCCCCGGATCCATGCCCCCGTTTTCCCGAACaatcgcggacgagggcgcggctATCGAGGCGTTCAAGCTCGTGCGCGGGGGAAcgtacgacgaggagggtATCACCGCCCTGCTCACGTCCCCGAGCACGGGTTCCCCCGGGACGCGCAAGCTGGCCGATAACCTGAGCGACCTGAACGCGCAGGTGGCAGCCAACCGGCGCGGCATCGGTTTGATCCAAGAGCTCATGGACGAGTGGGGGGAGCGGACGGTGACGGACTACATGGGCCACGTGCAGGAcaacgcggagctcgccgtgAGGGACATGCtcagggaggcggcggagcgacTCGCGTCCCGCTTTGGGACCGTGCCGGGTGACCCGAGCAAGGTTGCCCTAGCCGCCGAGGACAAGATGGACGACGGGAGCGTCGTGCGACTGACGCTCACGCTGGACCGgacggagggcggcgcggtgttTGATTTCACCGGaacgggcggcgaggttctcGGAAACtggaacgcgccgcccgcggtgacgtgcgcgGCCGTGATCTATTGCGTCAGGTGCCTCGTCAATCAGGAGATCCCGCTAAACCAGGGATGCCTGAAGCCCATCGAGATCATCATCCCGGAGGGGAGTTTCCTGTCGCcctcggagacggcggcggttgtGGGCGGCAACGTGCTCACCTCCCAGCGCGTCACCGACGtctgcctcgccgcgttcgaggcgtgCGCCAACTCGCAGGGGTGCATGAACAACCTCACCTTCGGCGATGACACCTTCGGGTACTACGAGaccatcgcgggcggcgcgggcgccgggcccGCATGGGACGGCGCATCCGGCGTGCAGTGCCACATGACAAACACCCGCATCACCGATCCGGAAATTCTGGAGCGAAGGTATCCGGTGGTGCTCAGGCGGTTCTCGCTGCGTCGCGGGTCGGGCGGTGCCGGCGAGCACGCGGggggcgatggcgtcgtgaGGGAGATCGAGTTCCTGAGGCCGGTGACGGTGTCGGTGCTGACGGAGCGGCGCGTgttcgcgccgaggggaatgaacggcggcgaggacggcttAATGGGACGCAACACGCTGatgcgcgccctcgacggcaaAGAGGTGAACCTGGGGAACAAGAACAGCGTGAAGGTTCGCGCGGGAGATCTGTTGaggatcgcgacgccgggaggaggcgggttCGGTGCCAAGCCCAAGGAGAAGTGATCGATCGATCGACGCAGGTCAGGTGTCGAAAGCAAAAAAAGGGCGGCCAAACGATCGTAACGGTTCGTGGAGTTCTACATCACGTGAAAAAACCCCGAAAGGGCGAGGGTTTTAAAGGGGAGCTCACGAGACTGCATGTGAAAGCCCAtcgctccatcgcgcgcgtgatTGAACGAAATCCAGTACGGTCGCAGACCACGTTTTCCGGTTCGGAGAGCACCCAAAATTTGATTTCTCAAGAGACCAACTCCGTACGTTTTCTCCGGCCACAGAAACCAGCCGAGACGAGTTATCACGCTACGTTCCGGAAATGGATTAGGGATTTTTTCCCGCAGTGCCATGGCAACAGGAACGTATGCGTATTGACCCACACGATCAGCCCGGCAAAAAAGAAGAGTAGGGATTTTTCGTCGAGCACGACCCCTCGGCGACCCACAATCGCCCGAAAAGGTCCAAAAAGCGTCTTGACGACGGCACGAGCAGGATAAATAGACTAGAGCACGCCGCCATAGAAATGGAATATTTCACCCTGATCCGGGaccgacgcgctcgcacTTCCAGGCGCGCATCCACAGCGCTGCCGAGTTCGCGCACCGTCCGCGGCTCACCCAACACCCTTCCTCGCCGACAGCGCGAGCCAGGGTCTCACGAAGgagtcaccggcgccgcgtcgcgccagATCCTTCTCCGTGAATTAGAAGGATGGCTGCCCAAGACAAACGCGGCAGCACCCTTTTCGTGGGCGAGGACCCCTCCGTGAGCGCGCCTCTCAAGATCCACGAGAAGCCCATCGAGGATGTCATCGCCGAGTTCCAGACGAACGCTGAGACCGgtctctccgccgccgaggcggcgaagaggctcgaggaggacggcccgaacgagctcgagaagcccccgcgcgtctccctcCTCGTCCTGTTCCTCATTCAGCTCAATTCCGTGATCATGTACCTGCTCATGGCCGCGGtcgtggcgtccgccgcgatcaaggccaccggcgacgacaagGACAAGTTCC from the Micromonas commoda chromosome 8, complete sequence genome contains:
- a CDS encoding predicted protein; this encodes MELNPFAMPKGDTVEEMRETLRRMELREKAHQQSLSVFEKTTFVSRQGGTMAAALAEVSSPRGIGDGENLIGGTRTNEELIADTLRRGEGHGRENLKDFISKKREIFLTQMSLDVKQAEIRKLEERALRREEALTRSEQMLEEDALRFEGFLKENDLKVQEAIRAGEAETKQKNDRVQEIKRINAQMTVIKTELSKTRDRLDDCRRYKTFLDDITDPEFFAAVGDAKRMRREERRRKRQAERDAYAAMVDAIGLADQEIPEKERALEEAKRKGRKAEAAAQLELEAAIKAAQDAREAVDAEPSPPGTPENDDSDSEVPMYFTSPRQLPEIYGQLEEANLFLIQNAQETEDILEDLKNKEREVRARMDAENASLRTQVEQLEAQIEREEAKADALLNGAAKTRSKKKSGPLSNVAPAPGSDVSLERLDEKTAEVYARAGFAPDPSISTIQMLTNMEMRLERYLADADVMPAAFVAEEEKRLERDRRAKQRIINLELEKIAAEERRAKSIAKANEPVKKRTGKPLMTRSLPPSRKKKEATEKLDPEVEELNRFLAMDF
- a CDS encoding oxoprolinase family protein (Has Hydantoinase_A_N, _A and _B domains; the Hydantoinase_B family includes N-methylhydaintoinase B which converts hydantoin to N-carbamyl-amino acids, and 5-oxoprolinase (OPLA_RAT)which catalyses the formation of L-glutamate from 5-oxo-L-proline) — protein: MGTTKQRDFRFCIDRGGTFTDVYAEVPDGSPPSEGKKSSFRTLKLLSEDPANYESAPREGIRRILEEVTGETIPRDAPVPTDRIEWIRMGTTVATNALLEREGARSALVVTEGFGDLLAIGNQARPDIFDLEIKRPSRLYERVVEAAERVRLFSGVDGGGSSESEATTEGLKIVTGVTGEAMLVERPLDVESLRPKLQALLDEGIRSLAVVLMHSYAFPDHEAAVGKLAAEMGFTQVSLSSALVPMVRAVPRGHTASVDSYLTPCIREYLDTFLRGFDDGLRDGVKVSFMQSDGGLTPAERFTGYKAILSGPAGGVVGYAITTRAETTQPVIGFDMGGTSTDVSRFDATYEQVTETETAGVTVQAPQLDINTVAAGGGSRLTFRSGTFRVGPESVGSQPGPVCYRKGGANLAVTDANLLLGRVLPEYFPKIFGADEDEPLDAASTRSAFEAEAQKINRELGLTGTDQEMSVEEVALGYVKVANEAMCRPIRQITESKGFDTASHVLAAFGGAGPQHACAIARSLGMSTVFVHRFCGILSAYGMGLADVVAETQRPFAGSYPMIGGGVKGVNPAPADARAAADELAERCLLELVSQGFDREEECECEVFLNLRYEGTDTAIMVPEPEDGDFARAFGERFEREYGFKLVGRDLLIDDVRVRGIGKSTLLQRVKIPNLSEGKFPGNLPDPDSVARVYFEGGWREAPVFLLEQLGAGALLEGPCVVMNGTATCIIEPGCVAEVTEYGDLKIAVDVVKDEKSKDDEKSTEVVLDSSKKDQKDSSKIPDAVQLSIFNNRFMGIAEQMGRTLQRTSVSTNIKERLDFSCALFGPDGGLVANAPHVPVHLGAMSETVRWQLKHWAENGGLDEGDVLVTNHPRAGGSHLPDITVVTPVFRNGELVFLVASRGHHADVGGITPGSMPPFSRTIADEGAAIEAFKLVRGGTYDEEGITALLTSPSTGSPGTRKLADNLSDLNAQVAANRRGIGLIQELMDEWGERTVTDYMGHVQDNAELAVRDMLREAAERLASRFGTVPGDPSKVALAAEDKMDDGSVVRLTLTLDRTEGGAVFDFTGTGGEVLGNWNAPPAVTCAAVIYCVRCLVNQEIPLNQGCLKPIEIIIPEGSFLSPSETAAVVGGNVLTSQRVTDVCLAAFEACANSQGCMNNLTFGDDTFGYYETIAGGAGAGPAWDGASGVQCHMTNTRITDPEILERRYPVVLRRFSLRRGSGGAGEHAGGDGVVREIEFLRPVTVSVLTERRVFAPRGMNGGEDGLMGRNTLMRALDGKEVNLGNKNSVKVRAGDLLRIATPGGGGFGAKPKEK